The Mycolicibacterium aurum genome segment ACAAAGAGGGGAACTTCCGCCTCCTCGCATGCGGCGTGAATGGCTTGCACGTCGCCGACAATGCGCCGATCGTCTCCAAGAGTCAGGTTCACCACCATTCCGCATCCCCGCAGGAGCGGAACCAGCGACGCCGGATCGCCGGCGTCGCCCAGCGCGAGGCGCGTGCCGAACCGCGCCAATCTCCCTTGGCTGCGCGGGGATCGGACGATGGGGACGATCGAAAAGTCGCCGAGCAGTTCTGCACGCTCGACGAAACGCGCGCCGACGAAGCTCGCCGCTCCGATGATTGCGATGGGCTTCATCACTGACGGCCCGCCTTCCAGTGCCGGGATCGCGCGGCTACCTGCTCGTCTTCAGGAAGCCAGGGACAATCCAGCGGTTCAGCGCTCTCGTAGGCCTGCTCGACCGCGGCTTGCACACTTGCGGCCTGCGCTCCGGTCACAGGAAATGCCTCGCCGTAACGAATGCACCGCAGCATCGCGACCAATTCGGCGTCAAAGCACGGGCGGAGGTTGCCAGGCCGTATCCGCGGGCCGCCACCAGGCGTGAGGTCTGTGGGCCAGGATGTCGTGGTCGGCATCAGCGACCACCCCCGTGGGGTCTTGCGGCGGTAGGTGCGAAGGTCTCCGCCATCGAGCATCACCTCACCCAGCGCGCCACGTATCCACAGGCCGTTGTTCAACGGGTACTCCCAGCTGACTTGCATGATGCCGCGGGCTCGCGGAAACGTCAGCTCCAGCAGCGAGTTGGTCTCTACCCCATCGGCCAGGCTGTCATCAAAGGACCGGGTGACTTTAGGATCCCCGAAAATCCAGGTCAAGTGGTCAAGCATGTGGACGCCGATATCCAACAGGGCGCCGCCTCCTGATCGTTCCCGCCGGAATGCTGCGTCGGTGGCCGCCTGCCAGCCGTATGTGTTTCCTTCACGGTAGGTGAACTCGAGTTCATCGCCGAGCTCGCCGGCGGCGACGAGTTGTGCGACGTCGGCAAAATTCGAATAGAACCGCCGGGGATATGCGACCCCCAGCACGCGACCGGCTTTCGCCGCTGCAGCGTTCATGCGACCCGCGTCGGCCACCGTCGTCGTCATGGGCTTCTCACACAACACATGGCAACCGTATTCGAAAGCCACGCATGCATGCTCGGCGTGCAAGGCGGGCGGTGAGGCGATGATCGCGAGATCGTACGAGCCATCCTGAAACGCTGCGTCGCAGTCTGAATACGAACGCGCCCGCCTGAACCGAGACGCGATCTCGCGTCTCCGTGACTCGTTGGGATCGACGACACCCCGGACTTCGATGGCCTTGGCTTTCTCCAGTCGGCGAAGCGGGGGCCGATAGTGCTCCCCCACCACTGCTCCAGCGCCGATCAAGAGGACACTTATCATCGACAGCCTCTCAGGTTCTTTGTCGCGTCAACCCTAATGCCTTTCGGTCGCTGGCAAACGATCATTCCGGCTCTGCGCGTCCTGTCCCGGGCGGCGCCAGAAGCCGCAGAATACGAGAAGCCAGCGGTTTCAGTCTGGTAGGCGTATGCGCAACGAGCCGGCTCGCCAGTTCCGGGTCCACCAGGGGCATCACCGCGAACACGCGGATGGCAATCAGGTAGGTCAGGATCGCGGCGGGAATGGCGACCAGCAACGATGCAGCGCCATCCACGTTGAGCACGATCGCGTAGGCGACGGCACCCTGAGCCACCGCGGCGAGCGCTATCGACCCCAGGGCGCGATAGGGCATCGAGAATCCCAATTGCATTGCTGCACAAACTATCTCGATGAGTATGACGACCACCTGGATGATCGCGCGTGACCATGCGGCTCCCATCAGCCCGTACTGGGGTATCAGGAGAAAGCCGAGCCCGATCACCCCGACAAGGCCGACGGCGTTGGATATCCACAGGATGCTGTTCTTCCCCATGCTCAGGATCAGGGAGAGGCTGGTTCCGCCAAGACTGTTGATCGCTATCGCGATCAACAGAATCGAAGCCACCCCGGCGGCGTCGCTGAAATCAGGACCGAAAATCAGCGGCACCACAACCGGCGTGATCGCCGCCAGACAGAGGCAGAGCGGCAACATCACCATCGCTATGAGTGCTGTCATCGTCCGGTACAAACGCTTCATCGGGTCGTGTGCGCCCTGACCGCGCTGCTCACTGAAACGCGGCAACAGGGCAGAGAGTAGGAGGGGCGGCAACTGCGCCGCCATTTCGGCCACTGTGAGTGCTACCGCGAATACGCCGACGGTACCGATGTCGGTGTAGTGCTCCAGGAAGATGATCTGCGTTCGGCCGAACAGGAGGTTGCCGATCACGCCGATCGTCCAGCTCATCAGTGCGAACCCGACGACTTCCTGCCGAAGTGACCTGTCGACCTTGGGCTTGAGCCGCAGTAGCGGGAAGAGTCGACTCGCCGGCAGGACGGTCGCGGCCACGTAGCCGGCCAGAGCGCCAGGAATTCCGAAGAGCAAGGCG includes the following:
- a CDS encoding Gfo/Idh/MocA family protein; translation: MISVLLIGAGAVVGEHYRPPLRRLEKAKAIEVRGVVDPNESRRREIASRFRRARSYSDCDAAFQDGSYDLAIIASPPALHAEHACVAFEYGCHVLCEKPMTTTVADAGRMNAAAAKAGRVLGVAYPRRFYSNFADVAQLVAAGELGDELEFTYREGNTYGWQAATDAAFRRERSGGGALLDIGVHMLDHLTWIFGDPKVTRSFDDSLADGVETNSLLELTFPRARGIMQVSWEYPLNNGLWIRGALGEVMLDGGDLRTYRRKTPRGWSLMPTTTSWPTDLTPGGGPRIRPGNLRPCFDAELVAMLRCIRYGEAFPVTGAQAASVQAAVEQAYESAEPLDCPWLPEDEQVAARSRHWKAGRQ
- a CDS encoding lipopolysaccharide biosynthesis protein; the encoded protein is MAPNFARNTLLGFISGAAVTFSGFVGSAIAARLLGPDDFGVVAYVVWCVTVAVAVANVGSDVVQQRFIPNLRAADKNEQVDGLVGAIVRLSMSAAIVVGVVLFAYLYGSGSGALGGLSRDSQLVVVAVALVWFVCWRMGDLYLFNLRGEQRFDTLARVSTVSALMRVATTVLGALLFGIPGALAGYVAATVLPASRLFPLLRLKPKVDRSLRQEVVGFALMSWTIGVIGNLLFGRTQIIFLEHYTDIGTVGVFAVALTVAEMAAQLPPLLLSALLPRFSEQRGQGAHDPMKRLYRTMTALIAMVMLPLCLCLAAITPVVVPLIFGPDFSDAAGVASILLIAIAINSLGGTSLSLILSMGKNSILWISNAVGLVGVIGLGFLLIPQYGLMGAAWSRAIIQVVVILIEIVCAAMQLGFSMPYRALGSIALAAVAQGAVAYAIVLNVDGAASLLVAIPAAILTYLIAIRVFAVMPLVDPELASRLVAHTPTRLKPLASRILRLLAPPGTGRAEPE